One window from the genome of Rhodopirellula halodulae encodes:
- a CDS encoding response regulator has protein sequence MLGDSRTKPMEILLVEDGLVDARVTIHALRRSGLHHRLTLVRSVHEAILFMKRTGIFARAPRLDLLLLDMILPDGTGIDVLEEMCELQPDSARVTTVVLTACEEASYRERCDELGVYDYIQKPVSEDEFLRVVRDHKKLMIHLQQAAVSAAAGNAGNHPSHTGGGIQA, from the coding sequence ATGCTAGGTGATTCACGCACCAAACCAATGGAAATCCTGTTGGTGGAAGACGGCCTCGTGGACGCGCGTGTTACGATTCACGCATTGCGTCGCAGCGGGCTGCATCACCGACTCACGTTGGTTCGAAGCGTGCACGAAGCGATTCTGTTCATGAAACGCACCGGCATTTTTGCTCGCGCCCCACGGTTGGATCTGTTGCTACTCGACATGATTCTGCCCGACGGAACTGGCATCGATGTGCTCGAAGAGATGTGCGAGCTGCAGCCGGATTCGGCCCGCGTCACGACGGTGGTTTTGACCGCCTGCGAAGAAGCTTCTTATCGAGAACGTTGTGACGAGCTTGGGGTCTACGACTACATCCAAAAACCAGTCAGCGAAGATGAATTCCTGCGAGTCGTTCGCGACCACAAAAAGCTGATGATTCACCTTCAACAAGCGGCCGTGTCAGCCGCAGCCGGCAACGCGGGCAATCATCCGTCGCACACCGGCGGCGGAATACAAGCCTGA
- a CDS encoding alkaline phosphatase, producing MFGLLLCGPFVFDCHSVSAEETVKKLLDKAKTLVDLGPEKEDLVDPLRDMQSNAMKKQSAPWGHWGSNPAKYSTWTNHSNRLIPLYTFGYTLNELRERGSLYSNAQRMREHFGRVDERTFHPAANYHDQVDVYDLQMAAIESGKRNVILMIFDGMDWQTTRAASLYRNQANRYDSGRGTGLLFQDYRRVKTDFAFIVTTPYSSGAKLDVNSQTITAAPGKSTGGFSPEHAGPMPWHEQSRREYVIGQDREVPHTFTDSASSATSLMAGVKTYNGSINVMPDGKFAEPIARTLQKKGYRVGVVTSVPVSHATPGSAYANNVVRQDYQDITRDLVGLPSSSHRKDPLPGLDLLIGGGWGEGVGKDGSQGENFMAGNKYFHESDREALKRDSKDGEENAYLLVERTEGRSGAEVLNEATEQAIEEGKRLVGFFGTKGGHLPFQTADGNFNPTFDVKGTERYDEADLIENPNLSQMTESALKWLSSSKQRPSEKEKAPGFWLLIEAGDVDWANHANNLDNSVGAVFSGEQAFETVVNWVTQQNAWDDTAVFVTSDHGHFLVIENEQAISNAAQKAASSNR from the coding sequence ATGTTTGGGTTGCTGCTCTGCGGCCCGTTTGTTTTCGATTGCCACTCTGTCTCGGCGGAGGAGACCGTCAAGAAGCTGTTGGACAAAGCCAAGACTCTGGTGGATCTAGGGCCAGAAAAAGAGGACTTGGTCGACCCACTGCGTGACATGCAGTCCAACGCCATGAAGAAGCAGTCCGCGCCTTGGGGGCACTGGGGAAGCAATCCGGCGAAATACAGCACGTGGACCAATCACAGCAACCGTTTGATACCGCTGTATACGTTTGGGTACACGCTGAATGAGCTTCGAGAACGCGGCAGTTTGTATTCAAACGCTCAACGCATGCGGGAACACTTTGGTCGCGTCGATGAGCGGACCTTTCATCCCGCGGCCAACTATCACGATCAGGTCGACGTGTATGACTTGCAAATGGCAGCAATCGAATCCGGCAAACGCAACGTGATCTTGATGATCTTTGATGGCATGGATTGGCAAACAACGCGAGCCGCGTCGCTGTATCGCAATCAAGCCAATCGCTATGACAGCGGTCGTGGCACCGGATTGCTGTTCCAGGATTACCGCAGAGTCAAAACCGATTTCGCGTTCATCGTGACCACGCCGTACTCATCGGGGGCCAAGTTGGATGTCAATTCGCAAACCATCACCGCGGCACCCGGGAAGTCGACCGGAGGGTTCTCGCCGGAACATGCGGGCCCGATGCCATGGCACGAGCAATCGCGTCGCGAGTATGTCATCGGCCAAGATCGCGAGGTGCCACACACCTTCACTGACTCCGCCTCATCAGCAACCAGCTTGATGGCGGGTGTGAAAACATACAACGGCTCGATCAACGTCATGCCGGATGGGAAGTTTGCTGAACCCATCGCCAGAACGCTTCAAAAGAAAGGCTACCGAGTCGGTGTGGTGACCAGCGTTCCCGTGAGTCACGCGACACCGGGTTCCGCCTATGCCAACAACGTGGTCCGGCAAGACTACCAAGACATCACTCGTGATCTGGTTGGGTTACCTTCTTCATCGCATCGCAAGGATCCTCTTCCCGGATTGGATTTGTTGATTGGCGGAGGTTGGGGCGAAGGCGTTGGCAAGGATGGTTCCCAAGGTGAAAACTTCATGGCCGGCAACAAGTACTTCCACGAATCGGATCGTGAGGCCCTAAAACGCGACTCAAAGGACGGTGAGGAGAACGCTTATCTGTTGGTCGAACGAACGGAGGGGCGTTCCGGTGCGGAGGTCCTGAATGAAGCGACCGAACAGGCCATCGAAGAAGGCAAACGTTTAGTTGGATTCTTTGGGACGAAGGGCGGGCACCTGCCATTTCAAACTGCCGACGGCAACTTCAACCCGACCTTTGATGTGAAAGGCACCGAACGCTACGACGAGGCGGATCTGATTGAGAACCCAAATTTGTCACAGATGACCGAATCCGCATTGAAGTGGTTGTCATCCTCGAAGCAGCGACCCAGCGAAAAAGAAAAGGCTCCGGGTTTCTGGTTGCTGATCGAAGCCGGTGACGTGGACTGGGCGAACCACGCGAACAACTTGGACAACAGCGTTGGCGCGGTGTTCAGTGGCGAACAAGCTTTTGAAACCGTCGTGAATTGGGTGACACAGCAAAACGCTTGGGACGATACCGCCGTGTTTGTGACCAGCGATCACGGGCACTTTCTGGTGATTGAAAACGAACAAGCGATCAGTAATGCGGCCCAAAAAGCGGCCTCCAGCAATCGCTAG
- a CDS encoding RtcB family protein: MMDSVDTMHEMLQVQGPAIATLPVGDDHSPITVIGTDPIRESFGSQTFQQAINSRLAPGVSRVVLNPDAHVGYGAPVGCVMVSPSHVYPGPVGVDIKCSMSLLQTNLPAEEIADQKVRRRIIQAIAKRVPTGAGRGQRHAPKSRSVDAALGFQLATEGASKSVLKKLGIPKSWASRCEDASHTAPDGSVDTLAARLDWMGRQRDKRDRIESKYRQLGSYGGGNHFGEAEVVSLSQDPELRAIGEQWGLRDGQVAFLSHCGSRGFGHDLAMGQFRAMKAHFQSTGLAFPAGDPQLVYAEAASPEGQKYLCDMAMGANFATVNHLLINQLVLESFRDVFPGVQGELIYFISHNIARQEPIDGKLQWVHRKGATRAFPAGHEQLAGTDFESTGHPILLPGNPRDGSSIMVARPGASVSAFSVNHGAGRQLSRTKAKKQLNQSNVDQDLLNHDIISNCRAYPRDEAPDAYKDFNEVLASVRHAGLADEVARLKAKFVLKDGAPADD; encoded by the coding sequence ATGATGGATTCCGTCGACACAATGCACGAAATGCTTCAGGTCCAGGGACCAGCAATCGCGACGCTGCCCGTTGGGGACGATCATTCCCCGATCACAGTGATTGGGACCGATCCAATTCGTGAAAGTTTTGGCAGTCAAACCTTTCAACAAGCCATCAACAGTCGCTTGGCTCCCGGTGTATCCCGCGTGGTTCTGAACCCGGACGCACACGTGGGCTACGGCGCACCGGTTGGTTGCGTCATGGTTTCGCCCAGCCACGTTTATCCTGGTCCGGTCGGCGTCGACATCAAGTGCAGCATGAGTTTGTTGCAAACCAATCTGCCCGCCGAAGAAATCGCGGACCAAAAAGTTCGTCGACGCATCATTCAAGCCATTGCCAAACGCGTCCCCACCGGTGCGGGACGCGGTCAGCGACACGCCCCCAAAAGCCGAAGCGTCGACGCGGCACTGGGATTCCAATTGGCAACCGAGGGTGCCTCGAAATCCGTGCTGAAGAAACTTGGCATCCCCAAGAGTTGGGCTTCACGCTGCGAAGACGCCTCGCACACGGCGCCCGATGGTTCCGTCGACACGTTGGCGGCACGACTGGATTGGATGGGACGCCAGCGTGACAAACGGGATCGGATCGAGAGCAAATACCGTCAACTCGGAAGCTATGGCGGTGGCAACCATTTTGGTGAAGCCGAGGTGGTCTCGCTTTCACAAGACCCTGAACTGCGTGCGATCGGCGAGCAGTGGGGATTGCGAGATGGTCAGGTCGCGTTTCTGTCACATTGCGGCTCTCGCGGTTTTGGTCACGACTTAGCGATGGGACAGTTCCGCGCCATGAAGGCACACTTCCAATCAACCGGGCTGGCTTTCCCCGCCGGTGACCCGCAATTGGTCTACGCGGAAGCGGCATCCCCGGAAGGCCAAAAGTACCTCTGCGACATGGCCATGGGAGCGAACTTCGCAACGGTGAATCACTTGCTGATCAACCAACTCGTTTTGGAATCATTCCGTGACGTTTTCCCTGGCGTCCAAGGCGAACTGATCTATTTCATCAGCCACAACATTGCACGCCAAGAACCGATCGATGGCAAACTACAGTGGGTTCATCGCAAAGGAGCCACACGTGCATTTCCCGCAGGACACGAACAACTCGCGGGAACAGACTTTGAATCAACTGGGCATCCGATTCTGTTGCCGGGCAATCCTCGCGATGGTTCCAGCATCATGGTGGCTCGACCGGGTGCTTCCGTCTCCGCATTCAGCGTGAACCACGGAGCAGGGCGACAACTCAGTCGTACGAAGGCCAAGAAGCAATTGAACCAATCCAACGTCGATCAAGACTTATTGAATCATGACATCATCAGCAATTGCCGAGCCTACCCACGGGACGAGGCGCCGGATGCCTACAAAGACTTCAACGAAGTCCTGGCAAGCGTGCGGCACGCTGGACTCGCCGACGAGGTAGCTCGGTTGAAAGCAAAATTTGTGCTGAAGGACGGAGCCCCTGCCGACGACTGA
- a CDS encoding mechanosensitive ion channel domain-containing protein, with the protein MATASTQVVAQDAYSNPAVTQRNAPQNNAASPIMQVAAYTPFQAEDGGTGTAETGGDTAIIKPKHRDDLSTVDAVAAEIEKVNNDAGMDAEFKTKLLETLNSLQQVLKSKQEAINSIAAGEKSLLSLADEKKRYKSLASQETSAQTPVVDRYMELEQIQQKQAEANLALGAARSKLQKVEADILARKDRLEKLPELIVEQRKKIEELSTQTVGELSGDPDGQLRAIREVELKERLEEARQRLAMFQQEQTLYESQSDLMPLMKTAAEKEVAEAEAKARAWSAILADKRQSEISKDLDRYKQELSKEGKSPDNSLILSLENSWLKIAGEKDRINRMFDDEKAELDSLMTRDAEVTKKIEENAAGKNGQSSTLGVELLLLKNKLPPLGPIRARVDELRQRVEKNRALHTQLELTLEGILDNSSIGLSLETIEGISIPQEKLSDSEVQLLNKFLTDLNEYILQMVNLQSALQSKVSLVERLSSKIETNIVWIKSQPAFQPHDLIVSWQVFRAIVHPDNLILLGRSVLKGLLKRPELIAITAIAFFTILYGGARLRRRIAKHGEKARSRQSVSLKPTLAATLLSWALVLPLVGLLWIIGDALVASGATEAIVHATAKAFKLAAIAVTPVELLRQCLRREGLAIAHFNADEGSIAPLRKWLRLLIDIGVPFLLFYGIAENLGRWQAAAAFSRVMLVLSMVLISVMLWRSFSPRHGVFSKHISLNPSGWLSRLRFLWLGFIVLVPMGIAVVALVGFGSGARVLAEQLYWTLWLCLLTYYISGFVNRWLLTNRRRLSMAVYRERLEESERLGAGGVEIEPSTTMEASEINAQTTRLLQTILFIGALVSIALIWSPVLPAVDYLRTVELWNTEDADGKIQPVTLRNLVFAIPIIVLTWASVRNLPGLLEGVLLERLPLDKPARYAITTLGTYALITIGILLTAKALGLHWQNIQWLVAALGVGLGFGLQEIFANFISGLILLFEQPIRVGDVVTLGDTTGVVARIRIRATTVTNWDRQELIIPNKDLITGRLVNWTLTDSTNRIVINVGVAYGSDTDAACNLLRTICDEHPGISKDPEPVVTFEGFGDSTLNLVLRCYLSTLDERLKTIHQLHTEINKRFNAAGLEIAFPQRDLHLRSLPPELMERMAGGSKA; encoded by the coding sequence ATGGCGACTGCCAGCACCCAGGTCGTTGCCCAAGACGCCTATTCCAATCCCGCGGTGACGCAAAGGAATGCGCCGCAAAACAATGCGGCCAGCCCCATCATGCAGGTGGCCGCTTACACGCCCTTTCAGGCCGAGGATGGCGGCACCGGTACTGCGGAGACCGGCGGCGATACGGCAATCATCAAACCGAAACATCGTGACGACCTGAGCACGGTCGATGCGGTCGCGGCGGAAATCGAAAAGGTCAACAACGATGCGGGGATGGATGCCGAATTCAAAACCAAATTGCTGGAAACGTTGAACAGTTTGCAGCAGGTTTTGAAATCAAAACAAGAAGCCATCAACAGCATCGCGGCTGGTGAGAAATCGTTGCTGTCACTGGCTGACGAAAAGAAACGCTACAAGTCGTTGGCGAGCCAAGAGACGTCTGCGCAAACGCCCGTGGTGGATCGCTACATGGAATTGGAGCAGATTCAACAAAAACAGGCAGAAGCAAATTTGGCGTTGGGAGCGGCCCGCAGCAAATTGCAGAAGGTAGAAGCGGACATTTTAGCTCGGAAGGACCGGCTGGAAAAACTGCCTGAGCTGATTGTTGAACAACGCAAGAAGATCGAAGAGTTGTCCACACAAACCGTCGGGGAACTCAGTGGTGACCCCGATGGGCAATTGCGTGCGATTCGTGAAGTCGAATTGAAGGAGCGGTTGGAAGAAGCGCGTCAGCGATTGGCGATGTTCCAACAGGAACAGACGCTCTATGAATCGCAATCGGATTTGATGCCGTTGATGAAGACAGCTGCGGAGAAAGAGGTCGCCGAGGCGGAGGCGAAGGCTCGCGCGTGGTCGGCAATCCTGGCTGACAAGCGTCAAAGTGAGATCTCCAAAGACCTTGACCGCTACAAACAAGAGCTTTCGAAAGAAGGGAAGAGTCCTGACAACTCATTGATCCTTTCACTCGAGAATAGCTGGTTGAAAATTGCGGGAGAGAAAGACCGCATCAATCGGATGTTCGATGACGAGAAAGCTGAGCTCGATAGCTTGATGACTCGGGATGCCGAAGTCACCAAAAAGATTGAAGAGAACGCCGCGGGCAAAAACGGACAATCCAGCACCTTGGGCGTGGAATTGCTGCTGCTCAAGAACAAGCTTCCCCCGCTCGGTCCCATCCGAGCTCGAGTGGACGAGCTACGACAACGCGTCGAAAAAAATCGCGCCTTGCACACTCAGCTTGAGCTAACACTCGAAGGCATTCTGGATAATTCCTCGATCGGGCTCTCGCTGGAAACGATCGAAGGCATCTCGATCCCGCAGGAGAAACTGTCAGACAGCGAGGTTCAGCTGTTGAACAAATTTCTGACCGATTTGAATGAGTACATTCTTCAGATGGTGAACCTGCAGAGTGCGCTGCAGTCGAAAGTGAGTTTGGTGGAAAGGCTCTCGTCCAAGATCGAGACCAACATCGTTTGGATCAAAAGCCAGCCCGCTTTTCAGCCGCATGACTTAATCGTTTCGTGGCAAGTGTTTCGGGCGATCGTGCACCCAGACAATCTGATTCTGTTGGGCAGAAGCGTGCTGAAAGGATTGCTCAAGCGACCTGAGCTCATTGCTATCACGGCGATTGCATTTTTTACCATTCTCTACGGCGGTGCCCGTTTGAGGCGGCGGATCGCCAAGCACGGCGAGAAAGCACGCAGCCGACAAAGTGTGTCGCTGAAACCGACCTTGGCCGCGACGTTGTTGTCGTGGGCATTGGTGTTGCCGTTGGTCGGATTGCTTTGGATCATTGGCGACGCCTTGGTGGCATCTGGTGCGACGGAGGCCATCGTGCATGCCACCGCGAAAGCGTTCAAACTGGCCGCAATCGCGGTTACGCCTGTGGAACTGCTGCGACAATGCTTGCGTCGCGAGGGATTGGCCATCGCACACTTCAACGCGGATGAGGGTTCGATCGCACCGCTGAGAAAATGGCTGCGTTTGCTGATCGATATTGGTGTGCCGTTTTTGCTGTTTTACGGGATCGCAGAGAATCTCGGTCGATGGCAAGCCGCAGCGGCTTTCAGTCGTGTGATGCTTGTTCTCAGCATGGTTTTGATCAGCGTCATGCTTTGGCGTTCGTTCTCGCCCCGGCATGGTGTTTTTTCCAAACACATTTCGCTGAACCCCAGTGGTTGGCTTTCTCGTTTGAGGTTCCTTTGGCTCGGCTTCATCGTCTTGGTGCCAATGGGAATCGCGGTGGTCGCTTTGGTCGGTTTTGGCAGTGGTGCTCGCGTACTGGCAGAACAGCTTTATTGGACGCTTTGGTTGTGCTTGTTGACCTACTACATCAGTGGGTTCGTCAATCGTTGGTTGTTGACCAATCGACGTCGACTATCGATGGCTGTTTACCGCGAACGATTGGAAGAGTCGGAGCGATTGGGAGCGGGCGGTGTGGAGATCGAACCGTCCACGACAATGGAAGCTTCCGAGATCAATGCCCAAACAACTCGTCTGCTTCAAACCATCTTGTTCATTGGGGCGTTGGTCAGCATCGCGTTGATCTGGTCACCGGTTCTGCCCGCGGTCGATTATTTAAGAACCGTGGAGTTGTGGAATACTGAGGACGCGGATGGAAAAATTCAGCCAGTCACGCTGAGGAATTTGGTATTCGCCATTCCAATCATTGTTTTGACATGGGCTTCCGTACGGAACTTGCCCGGTTTGTTGGAAGGCGTGTTGTTGGAACGTTTGCCATTGGACAAACCTGCGCGTTACGCAATCACAACCCTTGGCACTTACGCGCTGATCACGATCGGGATTTTGTTGACCGCGAAAGCATTGGGACTTCATTGGCAAAACATTCAGTGGTTAGTAGCGGCGTTGGGTGTGGGATTGGGTTTCGGATTGCAGGAAATCTTTGCCAACTTCATTAGCGGTTTGATTTTGCTGTTTGAACAACCGATTCGAGTCGGTGACGTTGTCACGTTGGGTGACACGACGGGTGTTGTGGCACGGATTCGAATTCGAGCGACCACGGTGACGAATTGGGACCGTCAGGAATTGATCATCCCCAACAAAGATCTGATCACGGGGCGATTGGTGAACTGGACTTTGACGGACAGTACTAACCGAATCGTTATCAACGTGGGGGTTGCCTATGGCAGCGACACCGACGCGGCCTGTAACTTGCTCAGGACAATCTGTGATGAGCACCCGGGAATCTCGAAGGATCCCGAGCCGGTGGTGACATTTGAAGGGTTTGGTGATTCGACATTGAACCTGGTATTGAGGTGTTACCTGTCGACTTTGGATGAGCGACTGAAAACGATTCATCAGTTGCACACGGAGATCAACAAACGATTCAACGCTGCCGGTTTGGAAATCGCTTTTCCACAACGCGATCTTCATTTGCGTTCTTTGCCGCCGGAATTGATGGAGCGAATGGCGGGAGGAAGCAAGGCGTAG
- a CDS encoding NAD(P)/FAD-dependent oxidoreductase — protein sequence MTIDSKQRPHVVVIGGGFAGLQAVRDLRKADVSVTLLDRRNFHLFQPLLYQVATGELSPANIATPLRGILRKQANARVLLEEVTSISLADQLVRTTDSSIRFDYLVVATGAIHHYFGREEWRSLAPGLKTIENATEIRRQILAAFEAAERCNDPDEVHEMLTFVIVGGGPTGCELAGALAEISRHTLQNDFRSIQPADAKIVLVESGDAPLDVYPEPLPSRAADDLRRLGVEVRSQCRVVEIEPTHVMVRNKVTEEVTRLNTRTVLWAAGVKASPLGGILCEAAKVEPDRGGRVPVKEDLSLPQHANVFVCGDLAKVEMKDGKEVPGLAPAAMQMGAHAAACIHADLRSKERRPFRYRDKGSLAVIGRFSAVGQIGRYKAKGFVAWFIWLFIHLMYITMFRNRLLVLMQWGWTFFTHDRSARLITDGANVEISTMEQATGWNEDPAMPTNRNGAARTPVASDSDLNV from the coding sequence ATGACCATTGATTCGAAACAGCGTCCTCATGTCGTCGTGATCGGTGGCGGTTTCGCGGGGCTGCAAGCCGTTCGCGATTTGAGGAAGGCGGACGTTTCCGTGACCTTGCTAGATCGACGGAATTTTCATTTGTTTCAGCCGCTCCTCTATCAGGTCGCGACGGGGGAGCTTTCGCCGGCGAACATTGCGACGCCACTTCGAGGCATTCTTCGCAAGCAAGCCAACGCCCGAGTGTTGCTGGAAGAGGTGACGTCGATTTCGTTGGCGGATCAATTGGTCAGAACGACGGATTCGTCCATCCGTTTTGATTACTTGGTGGTGGCAACGGGTGCGATTCATCACTACTTCGGTCGGGAAGAGTGGCGTTCGTTGGCACCCGGACTGAAAACGATCGAGAACGCAACCGAAATTCGTCGTCAAATCCTGGCGGCATTTGAGGCGGCCGAACGATGCAACGACCCCGACGAAGTTCATGAGATGCTGACGTTCGTGATTGTCGGCGGAGGACCCACAGGATGCGAGTTGGCGGGAGCTTTGGCTGAAATTTCGCGTCACACGTTGCAGAACGATTTTCGATCGATTCAACCAGCCGACGCCAAAATCGTTCTGGTCGAATCGGGGGATGCTCCGCTGGACGTTTATCCCGAGCCGCTACCCAGTCGAGCCGCTGATGATCTGCGGCGATTGGGCGTGGAGGTTCGGTCGCAGTGCCGAGTCGTTGAAATCGAGCCAACACACGTGATGGTTCGAAACAAGGTCACGGAAGAGGTGACGCGATTGAATACTCGGACGGTGTTGTGGGCCGCTGGTGTGAAGGCTAGCCCGCTCGGTGGCATCCTTTGCGAAGCGGCAAAGGTGGAGCCTGATCGCGGTGGACGCGTGCCGGTCAAGGAGGATTTGTCATTACCGCAACACGCGAATGTGTTTGTTTGCGGTGATCTGGCGAAGGTGGAAATGAAAGATGGCAAAGAGGTTCCCGGACTTGCACCCGCGGCAATGCAAATGGGAGCCCATGCCGCAGCATGCATCCACGCAGATTTGCGATCGAAAGAACGCCGGCCATTTCGATATCGCGACAAAGGAAGCCTCGCAGTGATCGGCCGTTTTAGTGCCGTTGGTCAGATCGGCCGCTACAAGGCCAAAGGCTTTGTCGCTTGGTTCATTTGGCTTTTCATTCACCTGATGTACATCACCATGTTTCGCAACCGGCTGTTGGTGCTGATGCAATGGGGATGGACGTTCTTCACGCACGACCGGTCCGCGCGTTTGATCACCGATGGTGCGAATGTCGAGATCTCAACGATGGAGCAGGCAACGGGTTGGAACGAGGATCCGGCGATGCCGACCAATCGCAATGGTGCAGCGAGAACTCCGGTGGCTTCCGATTCCGACTTGAACGTTTGA
- a CDS encoding FG-GAP repeat domain-containing protein has product MRSRLVISRWVCVLCLSAIVAGASAEDELSFDVRLLTLDANEGIAAGDVDGDGKKDLVAGRNWFRNGDWAPRPLRAVDDWNGYVQSNGDYLWDVDADGRLDVIAGSFLPTEVNWYRNPGDEALRLGKMWPESTLVDTGASANEGQLFEDIDGDGRPEWIVNSWKNEVPTVIWRLEPKKAEKEGAPAYALVRHELGDQFNGHGIGVGDLNGDGKKDILVGWGWYEQPAEDPWSQPWIAHQDWKLHASLPVIIEDIDGDGDADVIFGHGHNYGLEWWENTGVDSEGNLEWEAHEIDKRFSQPHSMVWTDLDGDGNKDLVTGKRYFAHNGNDPGGKEVPCLYWYSFDPASKSFDRHTIDEGRVGTGLQIVVEDLNDDGHKDIAVAGKSGTYLLLAKP; this is encoded by the coding sequence ATGCGGTCGCGTTTGGTCATTTCTCGTTGGGTTTGTGTGTTGTGTCTGTCCGCTATCGTCGCGGGTGCGTCGGCGGAGGATGAATTGTCGTTTGACGTCCGCTTGCTGACGTTGGATGCAAACGAAGGCATCGCGGCGGGGGACGTGGATGGCGATGGTAAAAAGGACCTCGTCGCCGGTCGCAATTGGTTTCGCAACGGCGATTGGGCTCCTCGTCCGTTGCGAGCCGTCGACGATTGGAACGGGTATGTCCAAAGCAACGGCGACTATCTGTGGGACGTCGATGCGGATGGGCGGCTGGACGTGATCGCGGGATCGTTCCTTCCCACGGAGGTGAATTGGTATCGAAACCCGGGCGATGAAGCGTTGCGGCTAGGCAAGATGTGGCCCGAATCGACCTTGGTTGACACCGGTGCGTCAGCCAACGAAGGCCAATTGTTCGAGGACATCGATGGAGATGGTCGACCTGAATGGATCGTGAACAGTTGGAAGAACGAGGTTCCCACGGTGATCTGGCGATTGGAACCAAAGAAAGCCGAGAAAGAAGGGGCCCCCGCCTACGCGTTGGTCCGACATGAATTGGGCGATCAATTCAATGGACACGGCATCGGTGTGGGAGACCTGAATGGCGACGGAAAAAAAGACATCTTGGTGGGGTGGGGATGGTACGAGCAGCCTGCCGAAGATCCGTGGAGTCAACCGTGGATCGCACATCAGGATTGGAAATTACATGCCAGTCTGCCGGTCATCATTGAGGACATTGACGGGGACGGAGACGCGGATGTGATCTTTGGTCACGGCCACAACTATGGGTTGGAATGGTGGGAAAACACAGGCGTCGATTCAGAGGGCAATCTCGAGTGGGAAGCTCATGAAATTGATAAGCGATTCAGCCAGCCTCACAGCATGGTGTGGACGGACTTGGATGGGGATGGCAATAAGGATCTTGTGACCGGAAAACGTTACTTCGCTCACAACGGAAATGACCCGGGGGGCAAAGAGGTGCCGTGCCTGTACTGGTACTCGTTCGATCCTGCGTCAAAATCGTTTGACCGGCACACGATTGATGAAGGTCGTGTGGGGACCGGTTTGCAAATTGTGGTGGAAGACCTCAACGACGACGGGCACAAGGACATTGCGGTTGCCGGAAAGAGCGGCACGTATTTGTTGTTGGCAAAGCCCTGA
- a CDS encoding nucleotide pyrophosphohydrolase, with product MQTVSDSSLDDASITIQEAQTIVDQWIQTIGVRYFDEMTNLAQLMEEVGEVARVLSRTKGEQSLKPGSQLGELSDELADVLFVVICLANQSGIDLTDALRRNLEKKTRRDLTRHRSNSKLTGGSDSSPAE from the coding sequence GTGCAGACAGTTTCCGATTCTTCGTTGGATGATGCGTCGATCACCATCCAAGAAGCTCAAACAATTGTAGATCAGTGGATCCAAACCATCGGAGTTCGCTACTTCGATGAAATGACGAACCTGGCCCAATTGATGGAAGAGGTGGGCGAGGTCGCAAGGGTTCTTTCGCGAACCAAAGGCGAACAATCGCTGAAGCCAGGATCGCAATTGGGTGAATTGTCTGACGAGTTGGCTGATGTCCTGTTCGTCGTGATTTGTTTGGCCAACCAATCAGGAATCGATTTGACGGATGCCCTTCGTCGCAATCTGGAGAAGAAGACGCGACGCGATCTGACTCGCCATCGATCCAATTCCAAATTGACCGGCGGTTCCGATTCATCTCCCGCCGAGTAG
- a CDS encoding TSUP family transporter: MDFAEVVSDPDTWKLVAVLSLGIFVQAAAGFAAGLLIVPLLLWAGYTIPEAQTSLLVATVPQNIWGVISFRDSLEGKRLIAPGAARLLFLPVGVLTLQWMESFSVMTLRQVVGAAVLLATIANLFFRPTPRKSVAAFWGFLAFPLSGFMQGLVGMGGPPMVLWVQAHDWDTRRSRGFLFSMYLISLAPGIAVLVWFFGARVIPPALIAGAAIPILLVVTWAGLRVGTALGTERLRRVTMALLLLMGLAGLAAPWLTPPT; encoded by the coding sequence ATGGACTTTGCGGAGGTCGTTTCGGATCCGGACACTTGGAAATTGGTCGCGGTCTTGTCATTGGGGATCTTTGTCCAGGCTGCCGCTGGATTCGCGGCTGGTTTGTTGATCGTCCCCTTGTTGCTTTGGGCCGGCTACACCATTCCGGAAGCCCAGACTTCACTGTTGGTTGCAACAGTGCCTCAAAACATCTGGGGAGTGATCTCGTTCCGAGATTCGCTGGAAGGCAAACGGTTGATTGCGCCCGGTGCGGCTCGGTTGTTGTTCTTGCCAGTGGGCGTTTTGACGCTGCAGTGGATGGAATCGTTTTCAGTGATGACGTTGAGACAGGTCGTCGGAGCGGCTGTCTTGCTCGCAACGATCGCGAATCTTTTCTTTCGTCCCACACCGCGAAAATCGGTGGCGGCATTTTGGGGATTTTTGGCGTTCCCGTTGTCGGGGTTCATGCAAGGTTTGGTCGGGATGGGTGGGCCGCCAATGGTTTTGTGGGTGCAGGCTCACGATTGGGACACACGTCGTTCTCGCGGGTTTTTGTTCTCGATGTATCTGATCAGTTTGGCACCCGGGATTGCGGTCTTGGTTTGGTTCTTCGGTGCTCGAGTGATTCCACCGGCATTGATTGCCGGAGCGGCGATTCCTATTTTGCTGGTCGTCACCTGGGCGGGGTTGCGCGTGGGAACCGCACTTGGAACCGAGCGGCTGCGACGCGTGACAATGGCATTGTTATTGCTGATGGGATTGGCTGGGCTGGCAGCTCCGTGGCTGACTCCGCCGACTTAA